A genomic region of Porticoccaceae bacterium LTM1 contains the following coding sequences:
- the aroK gene encoding shikimate kinase AroK — protein MKYSKNIYLIGPMGTGKTTIGKKLAEYLDLPFLDLDHEIEDRSGAEVAWIFEKEGEVGFRQRETAMLDEITQKQGVVLATGGGAVLAPENRQMLKGRGLVVYLSSTLEQLVERTRRDKKRPLLQVDNPGEVLRAMLMARDPLYREVADIIVSARSNRPEKAAKDLAEQLEPYLA, from the coding sequence ATGAAATACTCGAAAAATATTTACCTGATAGGGCCGATGGGCACTGGCAAGACCACAATTGGCAAAAAACTGGCTGAATACCTGGATCTTCCTTTTCTCGATCTTGACCACGAGATTGAAGATCGCTCTGGGGCTGAAGTTGCATGGATCTTTGAAAAAGAGGGCGAAGTCGGATTTCGTCAGAGAGAAACTGCAATGTTGGACGAGATAACCCAAAAGCAGGGTGTTGTTCTCGCTACTGGCGGGGGTGCTGTTCTGGCACCAGAAAATAGACAAATGTTAAAGGGCCGGGGGTTGGTTGTTTACCTGAGTTCAACCTTGGAACAGTTGGTTGAGAGAACCCGCCGCGACAAAAAAAGGCCGCTTCTTCAGGTGGATAACCCAGGTGAGGTGTTGAGAGCGATGTTGATGGCTCGAGATCCCCTCTATCGAGAAGTGGCTGACATCATTGTGAGTGCCCGCAGTAATCGACCGGAAAAAGCAGCTAAAGACCTGGCGGAGCAGTTAGAGCCATATCTAGCCTGA
- the aroB gene encoding 3-dehydroquinate synthase → MHTLNVELGDRSYPIQIGRGLLSSKESYAPFVRGNRVCIVSNETVAPLYLSQVKAALTDYQVDEVILPDGEQFKNLDTLNRIFTELLEKKHNRQTTLIALGGGVVGDMTGFAAACYQRGVDFIQVPTTLLAQVDSSVGGKTAVNHPIGKNMIGAFYQPKAVIADTDTLGTLPERELRAGLAEVIKYGLIHDGPFFDWLEANIESLLERQPEQLAEAIARCCENKARIVALDERESGIRALLNLGHTFGHAIEAAQQYKEWLHGEAVAAGMVMAADLSVRLQQLSSDAFKRIHTLLARCSLPVAAPKAISPELMLELMSVDKKASDEGLKLVLLRSIGSAEVTAKYPAELLRETLNAVRA, encoded by the coding sequence ATGCATACCTTAAACGTTGAACTTGGTGATCGCAGTTACCCGATCCAGATCGGACGCGGCTTGTTATCCAGTAAGGAAAGCTATGCTCCATTTGTACGTGGTAACAGGGTTTGTATAGTCAGCAATGAGACCGTTGCTCCGCTATACCTTTCCCAAGTAAAGGCTGCATTGACGGATTATCAGGTTGATGAGGTTATTTTGCCGGATGGCGAGCAATTCAAAAACCTGGATACGTTAAATCGTATCTTTACCGAGCTGCTGGAAAAGAAACACAACCGCCAAACTACTCTGATAGCACTTGGTGGTGGTGTAGTCGGTGACATGACTGGGTTTGCCGCTGCCTGCTATCAGCGCGGTGTGGATTTTATCCAGGTGCCTACTACTCTTCTGGCGCAAGTTGATTCGTCAGTGGGGGGGAAGACAGCCGTCAATCACCCGATCGGCAAAAATATGATTGGTGCCTTTTACCAGCCCAAGGCCGTAATTGCCGATACCGATACATTGGGAACGTTACCTGAACGCGAGTTGCGTGCCGGTTTGGCGGAAGTCATCAAATATGGGTTGATACATGATGGCCCGTTCTTTGACTGGCTGGAAGCGAATATCGAATCCCTGTTAGAAAGGCAGCCTGAGCAACTGGCAGAGGCTATTGCACGCTGCTGTGAGAACAAGGCTCGAATTGTGGCTTTGGATGAGCGTGAGTCGGGAATTCGTGCCCTTCTCAATTTGGGCCACACATTTGGTCATGCAATAGAGGCAGCGCAACAGTACAAAGAGTGGCTACACGGTGAAGCGGTAGCTGCGGGTATGGTGATGGCTGCCGATTTGTCTGTGAGGCTTCAACAGCTGTCTTCGGACGCCTTTAAGAGAATACACACACTTCTGGCACGTTGTTCTCTTCCTGTTGCGGCGCCCAAGGCTATTTCCCCGGAGCTAATGCTCGAATTGATGTCGGTAGATAAAAAGGCCTCGGACGAAGGGCTCAAGCTGGTATTGTTGCGTAGTATTGGCTCTGCTGAAGTGACTGCAAAATACCCCGCCGAATTATTGCGTGAAACCCTGAATGCGGTTCGCGCCTGA